From Candidatus Protochlamydia phocaeensis, one genomic window encodes:
- a CDS encoding methionyl aminopeptidase, which produces MGRNDPCWCGSGQKWKKCHFPQPDPKAKLSSLSSDIRSEYFKKYRILIKDKKQIDGIRASCQLASRILDATCALAKEGVTTLELNDYAHRLHQEAGAIPAPLHYGHPPFPKSICTSLNDVICHGIPDSTPLKEGDILNIDITCILNGYYGDCSRMVTIGRISEEKQLVVDVSYECLMRAISLLKPGIPLFQIGEVIETYAHSKGCSVVNQFVGHGVGVEFHEGPQVPHHRNSNSLLLVPGMTFTIEPMINAGVRDAVIDPYDHWTARTKDGKPSAQWEHTLLITEEGYEILTAWKR; this is translated from the coding sequence ATCGGACGTAATGACCCCTGTTGGTGCGGAAGCGGGCAAAAATGGAAAAAATGCCATTTTCCTCAACCGGATCCCAAAGCAAAATTATCTTCCCTATCGAGTGATATTCGCAGCGAATATTTCAAAAAATATCGCATTTTAATCAAAGACAAAAAGCAAATCGATGGAATCCGGGCGTCCTGTCAGCTAGCCTCACGCATCCTGGATGCGACCTGTGCGCTGGCAAAAGAAGGAGTGACAACCCTCGAACTAAATGACTACGCTCATCGTTTGCATCAAGAAGCAGGCGCTATTCCAGCTCCTTTGCACTATGGGCATCCTCCTTTTCCCAAAAGCATTTGTACGTCTTTAAATGACGTGATCTGTCATGGTATTCCCGATTCTACGCCTCTCAAGGAAGGCGATATTCTAAATATCGATATTACTTGCATTTTGAACGGCTACTATGGAGACTGCAGCCGGATGGTCACCATTGGCCGCATCAGTGAAGAAAAGCAATTAGTTGTAGATGTCTCTTATGAATGTTTAATGCGCGCCATTTCCCTCTTAAAGCCCGGCATTCCCCTGTTTCAAATTGGAGAAGTCATTGAAACTTATGCCCATTCCAAAGGGTGTTCCGTTGTCAATCAATTCGTCGGTCATGGTGTAGGAGTGGAATTTCATGAAGGCCCGCAAGTCCCCCATCACCGCAATTCAAACTCTCTTCTTCTGGTACCCGGCATGACTTTTACGATTGAGCCCATGATTAATGCAGGCGTACGCGACGCGGTCATTGATCCCTATGATCATTGGACTGCACGCACAAAAGATGGAAAGCCCAGTGCGCAATGGGAACATACGCTTTTAATCACAGAAGAGGGATATGAAATCCTGACTGCCTGGAAGCGCTAG
- a CDS encoding exopolysaccharide biosynthesis protein: protein MNPLIGSLNALLAQANGRDIRVKSLLGALSGKGQPALLIIFSLPFCQPIPIPGVSTAFGLILSLIGFHMSLGRKMWLPNWLLEKELSYSFLKKVIVLSTTLINKLRFLVSTRMVWLVNSPVLSILHGLVISILSVLLALPIPIPLGNMFTASPILVFGLAILEEDGLAIMLAYALTVLSFLLLALAIWIGEEGIVALWPSLTASS from the coding sequence TTGAATCCTTTGATTGGTTCTTTAAATGCTTTATTGGCTCAAGCAAATGGGCGTGACATACGAGTAAAGAGCCTTTTAGGAGCTCTTTCAGGAAAGGGGCAGCCTGCTCTATTGATTATATTCAGTCTTCCTTTCTGCCAACCTATTCCCATCCCCGGTGTTTCAACAGCTTTTGGGTTGATCTTATCTCTGATTGGTTTTCACATGAGCTTAGGGCGGAAAATGTGGCTTCCGAATTGGTTATTAGAAAAAGAATTATCTTATTCTTTTTTAAAAAAAGTTATTGTTTTGTCAACAACATTAATTAATAAACTGCGGTTCTTAGTTTCTACAAGGATGGTGTGGCTAGTCAACTCTCCCGTCTTATCTATTTTGCATGGATTAGTTATCAGCATACTTAGCGTCTTACTGGCTTTGCCGATTCCTATTCCTCTAGGCAATATGTTTACTGCTTCGCCAATTCTAGTTTTCGGATTAGCTATTTTAGAAGAAGATGGATTAGCTATTATGCTTGCTTATGCCCTCACTGTTTTATCCTTTCTATTATTAGCTTTAGCCATTTGGATTGGAGAAGAAGGGATAGTGGCCTTATGGCCTAGCCTTACTGCCTCTTCCTAA
- a CDS encoding SpoIIE family protein phosphatase — MINNDSPLLLSSSLLAPLQAFPITVLLIDDQLIIAEAVRRMLNGQPDIIFHYCSDPSKALEMAAKVNPTVILQDLVMPECNGLTLVKYFRANPATKDVPIIVLSTKEEPQIKAEAFALGSNDYIVKLPDKLELIARIRYHSLAYIRLLERNEAFRRMEESQKVLTGELAEAAAYVKSLLPSPLKNGIEAEWCFIPSTQLGGDSFGYHWLDNRYFAMYLLDVCGHGVGAALLSISVANLLRSQNLPRADFKNPGSVLKALNLAFPMEKHNNMFFSIWYGIYDREAHQILYASGGHPPALLVTGTTAAQAQVYSLRTPGVVIGALPDTDFQNGVCQVLPYNCLYIYSDGIYEISKLNGAMLEMQEFIDLAVKSLSFKGKELEWLVHSSQQIQGKDIFADDVSILKINFKL; from the coding sequence ATGATAAACAATGACTCTCCTCTATTATTGTCCAGCAGCCTTCTTGCGCCTTTACAGGCCTTTCCCATTACTGTGCTCTTAATTGATGATCAATTAATTATCGCTGAAGCCGTTAGGCGCATGTTAAACGGGCAGCCAGACATTATCTTTCATTACTGCTCGGATCCTAGCAAAGCTTTGGAAATGGCTGCAAAAGTCAATCCTACAGTTATTTTACAGGATTTGGTCATGCCGGAATGCAACGGACTGACTCTAGTAAAATATTTTCGGGCCAATCCTGCGACAAAAGATGTGCCTATTATTGTTTTGTCAACAAAAGAGGAGCCTCAGATCAAAGCAGAGGCTTTTGCTTTGGGCAGCAATGATTATATTGTCAAATTGCCCGATAAATTAGAGTTGATTGCCCGTATTCGCTATCATTCTCTGGCGTATATTAGATTGTTGGAGCGTAATGAAGCTTTTAGGCGAATGGAAGAGAGCCAAAAGGTTCTAACGGGGGAATTGGCTGAAGCTGCCGCCTATGTGAAGTCTTTATTGCCCTCGCCTTTGAAGAACGGGATTGAAGCGGAATGGTGCTTTATTCCCTCTACGCAGCTAGGGGGCGACTCTTTTGGTTATCATTGGCTTGATAATAGATATTTCGCCATGTATTTGCTAGATGTCTGCGGCCATGGAGTAGGAGCGGCCTTACTCTCCATTTCAGTAGCCAATCTTCTCCGTTCTCAAAATCTGCCTAGAGCCGATTTTAAGAATCCCGGTTCCGTTTTAAAAGCCCTTAATTTAGCTTTTCCAATGGAAAAACATAATAATATGTTTTTTAGCATTTGGTACGGAATATATGACCGGGAAGCGCATCAAATTCTTTATGCCAGTGGAGGGCATCCGCCTGCTTTGCTGGTTACAGGGACAACGGCCGCACAAGCGCAAGTCTATTCTCTTAGGACCCCGGGCGTAGTAATAGGAGCGCTTCCGGATACAGATTTTCAAAATGGCGTCTGTCAGGTTTTACCTTATAATTGCCTTTATATCTATAGCGATGGCATTTATGAGATCAGTAAATTGAACGGGGCAATGCTGGAAATGCAAGAGTTTATTGATTTGGCTGTTAAATCGCTCTCCTTTAAAGGAAAAGAATTGGAATGGCTGGTCCATTCTAGCCAGCAGATTCAAGGTAAAGATATTTTTGCCGATGATGTCTCTATTTTAAAAATCAATTTCAAACTATAA
- a CDS encoding hybrid sensor histidine kinase/response regulator — MKLEDYSKLKEIQREMKALANHLRDILVPFHNHAQVAEAIEMAIQGLQALLSLIEATFLDSLIPFMRALDQYLKAMQKGMSMKAEHLEMLSIVSAKLIQMAEVDSDKLERLFYNYLFSFESWTSPLRTAAQTHERVSSRAAALKEKFSNEPLLREERQSQEVDQPLIEISLQEFRTITETLSRLIIVLGEEPRSSLALLELLKTVRIIKHIAQVIQFPSLLEIGEAWERHLSFLTEGKGQWNQQSQEVLSDTLDLLSGLVHLSPEKLEGFIQKHKEIFKEIIQKLARLQADDSQKEKTGPVPAEPAPVTVEIKEEPRPIKEEAIHKVEVPAETAIEGQEGSKPAKEKEEGQELSIDPIMFDLFRTELETQCKALNQGLLELESHRDPSLLEMLMRAAHSIKGAARVISLSAIIQMAHAMEDCFVGIQKQQIELDVERIDYLLQMVDLLTRLSKINLSELYKWLKEQDSLIANLIKQVSSLAMPLMQPQKKIIQAKEKEAPAKIAATAQISLKEMPKKQEVIKVFPTTVSQNRILRVNAQSLNRLMGLAGESLVESRWLSPFENSLQKLKRQYNKLSSHLDELRQNLKENELSNQAQDSLTTIQHEINEIRYQLTDRLDELDNFIRRHASLSDRLYQEVINSRMRPFGDGVEGFPRMVRDLARQLGKKIKLEIIGQSTPVDRDILERLESPLSHLLRNACDHGIEPPQERLAAGKPPEGVIKLEAHHRGGILVIIVTDDGRGIDIRQLRKKIVEKNFISDEMAGRLEDSEVIDFLFLPGFSTAKEVTEISGRGIGLDVVRSTVQEVGGIVKTFTTIGKGTSFQLQLPLTLSVIRALLVEISGEIYAFPLARIDKAIFIDPGEIESVENRPYFRYEGQNIGLISAWQVLELDQPRLALKRLPIIILNDLQNCYGLIVDRLIEERELVVQELDSRLGKTPDIIAGALMENGMPVLIIDVEDIVRSIDLLLSGGRLANVSYANEPVSRPKLKRILIVDDSLTVREVECRLLQNQGYEVETAVNGIDGWNAVRIGHYDLVITDVDMPRMDGIELVKAIKKDPHLKNLPVLIVSYKEGEEDRVKGLEAGADYYLTKSSFHDATLLEAVYDLIGQPVA, encoded by the coding sequence GTGAAGCTAGAAGATTATTCTAAGCTTAAAGAAATTCAACGGGAAATGAAAGCCCTGGCAAATCATTTAAGAGACATTTTAGTGCCTTTCCATAATCATGCTCAAGTGGCAGAGGCAATAGAAATGGCTATACAGGGCTTACAGGCCTTACTTTCATTAATAGAAGCGACTTTTCTTGATAGCTTGATTCCTTTCATGAGAGCCTTAGACCAATATTTGAAGGCCATGCAAAAAGGAATGAGCATGAAGGCCGAGCACTTGGAAATGCTCTCTATCGTCAGTGCTAAGTTAATTCAGATGGCCGAAGTCGATAGCGATAAATTGGAGCGCCTTTTCTATAATTATCTTTTCTCTTTTGAATCTTGGACTTCTCCTCTTAGAACGGCAGCCCAAACCCATGAAAGAGTCTCTTCGCGAGCAGCTGCACTAAAGGAAAAGTTTTCAAATGAACCCCTTTTAAGAGAAGAAAGACAATCGCAGGAGGTAGATCAGCCGTTAATCGAAATTTCTCTTCAAGAATTTCGAACAATTACTGAGACGCTTTCCCGTCTCATCATTGTACTCGGAGAAGAGCCGCGCTCCTCTTTGGCCCTTCTGGAACTTCTAAAGACTGTGCGTATAATTAAGCATATCGCCCAAGTGATCCAATTCCCTTCTCTCCTTGAAATAGGGGAGGCGTGGGAACGCCATTTATCCTTCTTAACAGAAGGCAAAGGCCAGTGGAACCAACAAAGCCAAGAGGTTTTGTCCGATACCCTGGACCTTTTGTCCGGTTTGGTTCACCTCTCTCCTGAAAAATTGGAAGGCTTTATTCAGAAGCATAAGGAAATTTTTAAGGAAATTATCCAAAAATTGGCAAGGCTTCAAGCTGACGATAGCCAAAAAGAAAAAACAGGGCCGGTTCCTGCTGAACCTGCACCAGTTACTGTAGAAATTAAGGAAGAACCCAGACCTATTAAAGAAGAGGCTATACATAAAGTTGAGGTTCCAGCCGAAACGGCTATTGAAGGACAAGAAGGGAGCAAGCCTGCAAAGGAAAAGGAAGAGGGACAGGAGCTGTCCATCGATCCGATCATGTTTGACTTATTTCGAACGGAGCTAGAAACTCAATGCAAAGCCCTTAATCAGGGATTACTCGAACTGGAAAGCCATAGGGATCCTTCCTTATTGGAGATGCTAATGCGCGCCGCCCATTCGATCAAAGGCGCGGCCCGAGTCATTTCTTTGAGTGCGATTATTCAAATGGCTCATGCAATGGAAGATTGTTTTGTGGGCATTCAAAAACAGCAAATCGAGCTAGATGTAGAAAGAATTGATTATTTGCTTCAAATGGTTGATTTATTGACCCGACTGTCTAAGATTAATTTATCCGAATTATATAAATGGTTAAAAGAACAAGATTCTCTCATAGCCAACCTTATTAAGCAGGTGTCTAGCCTTGCAATGCCTCTCATGCAGCCGCAAAAAAAGATTATTCAAGCCAAAGAGAAAGAAGCGCCTGCTAAAATAGCTGCCACAGCCCAAATTTCGCTTAAAGAGATGCCCAAAAAGCAAGAAGTTATTAAGGTTTTTCCTACAACGGTTTCTCAAAATAGAATTTTGCGTGTCAATGCGCAAAGTTTAAATCGCTTGATGGGATTGGCCGGAGAGTCCTTAGTTGAATCTCGTTGGTTGTCCCCTTTTGAAAATTCATTGCAAAAATTGAAAAGGCAATACAATAAACTTTCCTCTCATTTAGATGAACTCAGGCAGAATCTAAAGGAAAATGAACTGAGCAATCAAGCTCAAGATAGCTTGACAACTATTCAACACGAAATTAATGAGATTCGCTATCAATTGACTGATCGGTTAGACGAGTTGGATAATTTTATACGGCGGCATGCCAGCTTGTCAGATCGTCTTTATCAAGAAGTGATAAATAGCCGTATGAGGCCTTTTGGGGATGGCGTGGAAGGATTTCCTCGCATGGTTCGGGATCTTGCTAGGCAGCTTGGCAAAAAGATAAAGCTAGAGATTATCGGCCAATCCACGCCGGTTGATCGCGATATTTTAGAGAGGTTGGAATCTCCTTTGAGCCATCTTTTGCGCAATGCGTGTGATCATGGCATCGAGCCTCCCCAAGAACGGCTGGCTGCAGGCAAACCGCCTGAAGGGGTGATCAAACTAGAGGCGCATCATCGAGGAGGAATACTGGTCATTATTGTCACAGATGATGGACGAGGAATTGATATTAGACAATTGAGAAAAAAGATCGTAGAGAAGAATTTTATCAGCGATGAGATGGCTGGTCGCTTAGAAGATTCAGAAGTCATTGATTTTCTATTTCTGCCCGGATTCTCAACAGCTAAAGAGGTTACAGAGATTTCCGGACGGGGGATTGGATTAGATGTGGTAAGGAGCACAGTTCAAGAAGTAGGCGGGATTGTCAAAACTTTCACTACTATTGGCAAAGGAACAAGCTTTCAGCTTCAGCTCCCTTTGACGCTGTCTGTTATCCGGGCCCTCTTAGTGGAAATATCGGGAGAAATTTATGCTTTTCCTTTAGCGCGCATTGATAAGGCTATTTTTATTGATCCAGGTGAAATCGAAAGCGTTGAAAATCGCCCCTATTTTCGTTATGAAGGCCAAAATATCGGCCTTATTTCTGCCTGGCAAGTCCTAGAGCTCGATCAACCGCGGCTTGCATTAAAGAGGCTGCCCATTATCATTTTAAACGATTTGCAAAATTGCTATGGATTGATTGTTGATCGCTTAATTGAAGAGAGGGAACTTGTTGTTCAAGAATTAGATTCTCGCTTAGGGAAAACGCCGGATATCATTGCAGGGGCATTGATGGAAAACGGCATGCCTGTATTGATTATCGATGTAGAAGATATTGTACGCTCCATAGACCTGCTATTATCCGGAGGAAGGCTGGCGAATGTTAGCTATGCAAACGAACCCGTCTCTCGTCCAAAGCTTAAACGCATTTTAATTGTCGACGATTCTTTGACAGTCCGCGAAGTGGAATGCCGCCTTCTGCAAAATCAAGGCTATGAGGTTGAAACGGCTGTCAATGGAATAGATGGATGGAACGCAGTTCGCATTGGTCACTATGACTTGGTAATTACGGATGTGGATATGCCGAGGATGGATGGCATTGAGCTTGTGAAAGCCATTAAAAAAGATCCCCATTTGAAAAATTTGCCGGTCCTGATCGTCTCTTATAAGGAAGGCGAAGAGGATCGCGTAAAAGGCCTTGAAGCCGGTGCGGATTATTATTTAACAAAAAGTAGCTTTCATGATGCGACCTTGCTAGAGGCTGTCTATGATTTGATTGGGCAACCGGTCGCTTAG
- a CDS encoding chemotaxis protein CheW produces MNQESRSDLNLSLNKSDKARLASTLLERQPIESYIHEWTDLLRKKEDVKKQEDRISVVVFRLGQEWLALNTIYFKEVLPSRPIHRIPHRTGKILLGVANLGGELQPCMALHRLLEIDISITKPKRNSYQSDRMIALAKDNEVWIVPVDEVEGIHNWYLSSIGNVPVNIVKSSNNYLKGIMTIANKSIGLLDEELLFYSLKRSL; encoded by the coding sequence ATGAACCAAGAGAGTAGATCCGATCTTAATTTGTCCCTTAACAAATCGGATAAAGCCCGCCTTGCTTCCACATTATTAGAAAGGCAGCCTATAGAAAGCTATATTCATGAATGGACAGATTTATTAAGGAAAAAAGAGGACGTAAAAAAGCAAGAGGATAGGATTTCCGTTGTTGTCTTCCGCTTAGGGCAAGAGTGGTTGGCATTGAATACCATTTATTTTAAGGAAGTATTGCCAAGCCGTCCCATACACCGTATTCCGCATCGGACAGGAAAAATTTTGCTAGGGGTGGCTAATCTGGGCGGAGAGCTGCAGCCTTGTATGGCTTTGCATAGACTACTGGAGATAGATATTTCGATTACTAAGCCAAAGCGCAATTCTTATCAGAGCGATAGAATGATCGCTCTTGCCAAAGATAATGAAGTGTGGATTGTCCCTGTAGATGAAGTGGAAGGTATTCATAACTGGTATTTATCATCTATTGGGAATGTTCCGGTCAATATTGTAAAATCCAGTAATAATTATTTGAAAGGCATTATGACAATCGCGAATAAAAGCATTGGATTACTCGATGAGGAGTTACTGTTTTATAGTTTAAAGAGGAGCTTATAG
- a CDS encoding CheR family methyltransferase, producing MSMASADFLNQIMQFVENKLGLKPQSLNLLTWEWVLKERMTLCNLLTYEEYYKRLKISSHELQELIELIIVPETWFFRDKSGFDFLVHFVKEKEKEWSFFKIMSLPCSTGEEPYSIVMALFDHGINKRAFSVDALDISKKALAKAEMGLYRKNSFRGKDLSFRDRYFDKINNQYAIRNFIKEQVHFYSGNILSSRMPFNPQSYHFIFCRNLLIYLDEQAQKRTLDFLQNLLIPNGILLVGPVETQIARRAGFIPLSFTRANAFHWKEKGLFPLEEQRNYTVLLKDQPKLKGKETGERPFNLVSPLSFQAEDKIDLKNTEKKELDKAALLAQAIKLADEGSFETSIDLCMKYIALYGAQTEVYYLLGLIQHAMGNEGEAEKFFHKTVYLKPLHYEALIYLALLYEKKGDLTKAERFRKRAQKAYKT from the coding sequence GAATGGGTGTTGAAAGAACGCATGACTTTATGCAACTTGCTTACTTATGAAGAGTATTATAAACGCTTGAAAATATCTTCTCACGAGCTGCAGGAATTAATTGAATTAATTATCGTACCGGAAACGTGGTTCTTTCGCGATAAAAGCGGCTTCGACTTTCTCGTCCATTTTGTTAAAGAGAAAGAAAAAGAATGGTCTTTTTTCAAAATTATGAGTCTTCCTTGTTCAACAGGAGAGGAGCCTTATTCAATTGTGATGGCTCTTTTTGATCACGGAATCAATAAGAGGGCTTTTTCGGTCGATGCTCTGGATATTAGCAAGAAGGCGCTTGCCAAAGCCGAAATGGGGCTATATAGAAAAAATTCTTTTCGCGGAAAAGATTTGAGCTTTCGCGATCGCTACTTCGATAAGATCAATAATCAATATGCCATTCGAAATTTTATTAAAGAGCAGGTGCATTTCTACTCGGGCAATATACTAAGCAGCAGGATGCCTTTTAATCCTCAGTCTTATCACTTTATTTTTTGTCGAAATTTATTAATTTATTTGGATGAACAGGCGCAAAAAAGGACGCTAGATTTTCTTCAAAATCTATTGATTCCAAATGGCATCTTGCTTGTTGGACCGGTAGAAACCCAAATCGCTCGGCGTGCCGGTTTTATCCCCCTTTCTTTTACTAGGGCAAATGCCTTTCATTGGAAGGAAAAAGGTCTGTTTCCTTTAGAGGAGCAAAGAAATTATACCGTTTTATTAAAGGATCAACCAAAGCTTAAAGGCAAGGAGACAGGGGAGCGACCATTTAATCTTGTATCCCCTCTATCTTTTCAAGCTGAGGATAAAATAGATTTAAAAAACACAGAAAAAAAAGAATTAGATAAAGCGGCTCTCCTAGCGCAAGCGATAAAATTAGCTGATGAGGGAAGCTTTGAAACGTCTATCGATCTTTGCATGAAGTATATCGCTCTTTATGGAGCTCAAACAGAGGTCTATTATTTGCTGGGATTAATCCAGCATGCAATGGGGAATGAGGGAGAGGCGGAGAAATTTTTTCATAAAACTGTCTATTTAAAGCCCCTTCATTATGAAGCATTAATATACTTGGCTCTATTATATGAGAAAAAAGGCGACCTGACTAAAGCCGAACGCTTTCGTAAAAGAGCTCAGAAAGCTTATAAGACCTAG